From the Salinimicrobium tongyeongense genome, one window contains:
- the msrB gene encoding peptide-methionine (R)-S-oxide reductase has translation MKLTISIIILVLSLGCNSNAQEANNQKTYPVSKTEAQWKSELTAAEFQVLRKKGTERAFSSPLNRIEQPGTFVCAACGNELYQTRHKFESGTGWPSFDRPADEKNVDYRPDRTGALVLWKWCAPIAADIWAMCLMTAPEIPPEKDIVSMGSPWILFRRNNPNKVYQLFKRATPP, from the coding sequence ATGAAGCTTACCATCTCTATCATAATTTTAGTTCTTAGCCTGGGCTGTAACTCAAATGCGCAAGAGGCCAATAACCAAAAAACCTATCCTGTTTCCAAGACTGAAGCCCAGTGGAAATCGGAACTAACTGCAGCAGAATTTCAGGTGCTTCGGAAAAAGGGAACCGAAAGGGCATTTTCAAGCCCCCTCAACCGTATCGAACAACCGGGAACCTTTGTTTGTGCCGCCTGTGGGAACGAATTGTACCAAACCCGCCATAAATTTGAAAGCGGGACCGGCTGGCCCAGCTTTGACCGACCAGCAGATGAAAAGAATGTAGATTACAGGCCCGACAGGACGGGGGCTTTAGTGCTTTGGAAGTGGTGTGCGCCAATTGCGGCGGACATCTGGGCCATGTGTTTAATGACGGCCCCAGAAATACCACCGGAAAAAGACATTGTATCAATGGGGTCGCCATGGATTTTATTCCGAAGAAATAACCCTAACAAAGTTTACCAATTGTTTAAGAGAGCCACCCCTCCCTAA
- a CDS encoding vWA domain-containing protein — MERNFVKKGFVFKRFEAENIPPFDKLFEIFKELITHTSGDFDEAIEWLRQLDVEYQLTDENYTIDDFIEDLKKKGYIREEIEGGGGMAITAKTERAIRQQALNQIFGKLRKSRSGNHSTKQLGLGDEHTGEFRNYNFGDSLDKISMTESLRNAQIQHGADDFRMTEDDLVVEETHHKSQMSTVLMIDISHSMILYGEDRITPAKKVAMALAELITTRYPKDTLDILVFGNDAWRISIGDLPYLQVGPYHTNTVAGLELAMDLLRRKRNTNKQIFMITDGKPSCLRERDGSYYQNSVGLDPYIVEKCYNAASQARKLHIPITTFMIAQDPYLERFVREFTQANQGKAFFTGLKGLGEMIFEDYETNRKKRIKG; from the coding sequence ATGGAAAGGAATTTTGTGAAAAAAGGTTTTGTGTTTAAAAGGTTTGAGGCCGAGAATATCCCTCCTTTTGACAAGCTTTTTGAGATCTTTAAAGAACTTATTACCCACACTTCCGGAGATTTTGATGAGGCTATAGAATGGCTAAGGCAGCTGGATGTTGAATACCAACTCACCGATGAAAATTACACTATAGATGATTTTATAGAAGACCTGAAGAAAAAAGGTTACATCCGTGAAGAAATTGAGGGAGGCGGAGGAATGGCCATAACAGCCAAGACCGAAAGGGCCATAAGGCAGCAGGCGCTCAATCAAATCTTCGGGAAGCTGCGCAAAAGTCGGTCGGGTAACCACAGCACAAAGCAACTGGGGTTGGGCGACGAGCATACGGGAGAATTCCGGAATTATAATTTTGGAGATTCGCTCGATAAAATCTCCATGACCGAATCTTTGCGAAATGCCCAGATACAGCATGGCGCCGATGATTTTAGAATGACCGAAGATGATCTTGTGGTCGAAGAAACCCATCACAAGAGCCAGATGAGTACCGTGCTTATGATAGACATCAGCCACAGTATGATACTTTATGGTGAAGACAGGATCACCCCTGCAAAGAAAGTCGCCATGGCCCTGGCCGAGCTCATCACTACCAGGTATCCCAAAGACACCCTCGATATACTCGTTTTTGGGAATGACGCCTGGCGCATTTCTATTGGAGACCTGCCCTACCTGCAGGTGGGCCCATATCATACCAATACAGTGGCCGGGCTTGAACTTGCAATGGATTTGCTTAGGCGCAAGCGTAACACCAACAAACAGATCTTTATGATCACCGATGGGAAGCCTAGCTGTTTGAGAGAGCGGGATGGGAGTTATTACCAGAACAGTGTGGGGCTGGACCCATACATAGTGGAGAAATGTTATAATGCAGCCAGCCAGGCGCGTAAACTTCACATTCCCATAACCACATTTATGATTGCGCAAGATCCTTACCTGGAACGTTTTGTAAGGGAGTTTACACAGGCCAACCAGGGCAAGGCATTCTTCACCGGTCTTAAAGGTCTTGGCGAAATGATTTTTGAAGATTACGAGACCAACCGCAAGAAAAGAATTAAAGGTTAA
- a CDS encoding sigma 54-interacting transcriptional regulator, giving the protein MDIQKLSTFGALKDYGYQSKSIKEELRQNLLKKIKNNEPAFEGIHGYENTVIPEVERAILSKHNINFLGLRGQAKTRLARMMVNLLDEYIPVVEGSEINDDPFRPISRHARELLEEQGDEIPISWVHRNERFFEKLATPDVTVADIIGDVDPIKAANLKLNYADDRVIHYGMIPRANRSIFVINELPDLQARIQVALFNILQEGDIQIRGFKLRLPLDMQFIFTANPEDYTNRGSIVTPLKDRIGSQILTHYPVDVKTAKKITQQEARLEQGQLEMVQVPELANDLLEQISFEARDHEYVDSRSGISARLSITAFENLVSTAERRAVKNGENKTLLRLGDFLGVIPSITGKIELVYEGEQEGSAMVAQELIGEAVKSLFPTMFPKIEKLQKPDAKDPYSEIVDWFFSESGFELLDETSDAEYKKALDSIPALEDLVNKYQPNVPEEDKYFLKEFVLWGLVEYKKLNKFRFSQGMQFKDMYGSYIEGLRKD; this is encoded by the coding sequence ATGGATATACAGAAGCTCAGCACGTTTGGAGCATTAAAGGACTATGGTTATCAAAGCAAAAGCATAAAAGAGGAACTCAGGCAAAATCTGCTGAAAAAGATTAAGAACAACGAGCCGGCTTTTGAAGGGATTCATGGGTATGAAAACACGGTAATTCCTGAGGTAGAGCGGGCAATCCTCTCAAAGCATAACATCAACTTTCTGGGCTTGAGGGGGCAGGCTAAAACGCGCCTCGCCAGGATGATGGTAAATCTCTTAGACGAATATATTCCTGTAGTTGAAGGCTCTGAGATCAATGATGATCCTTTTCGGCCTATTTCGCGCCATGCCCGGGAACTACTCGAGGAGCAGGGCGATGAGATCCCTATTTCGTGGGTTCACAGGAATGAAAGGTTCTTTGAAAAACTTGCCACGCCCGATGTGACCGTAGCCGATATTATTGGGGATGTAGACCCCATCAAAGCCGCCAACCTGAAACTGAATTATGCCGATGACCGCGTGATTCACTACGGAATGATCCCCCGTGCCAACCGAAGTATTTTCGTCATTAACGAGCTGCCCGACCTGCAGGCGCGTATACAGGTAGCCTTATTCAATATTCTTCAGGAAGGGGATATACAAATCCGCGGATTTAAGCTGAGGTTGCCTTTAGACATGCAGTTTATATTCACTGCGAACCCCGAAGATTACACCAATCGCGGAAGCATAGTAACGCCTCTTAAAGACAGGATTGGCTCCCAGATACTCACTCACTACCCCGTAGACGTGAAAACTGCCAAAAAGATCACGCAGCAGGAAGCCAGGCTTGAGCAGGGGCAGCTGGAAATGGTTCAGGTTCCCGAACTTGCCAACGACCTCCTGGAGCAAATAAGTTTTGAGGCACGAGACCATGAATATGTAGATTCCCGAAGCGGGATAAGTGCACGGCTGAGTATTACCGCATTTGAAAACCTTGTGAGCACAGCCGAACGCAGGGCTGTCAAAAATGGCGAAAATAAGACGCTTCTCAGGCTGGGAGATTTTCTTGGGGTCATTCCGTCAATAACCGGTAAAATTGAGCTGGTCTATGAAGGAGAGCAGGAGGGAAGTGCCATGGTAGCGCAGGAACTTATAGGAGAAGCCGTAAAATCACTTTTCCCAACCATGTTCCCAAAGATCGAAAAGCTGCAGAAGCCCGATGCCAAAGATCCATACTCCGAAATTGTGGACTGGTTCTTCTCCGAAAGTGGCTTTGAGCTGCTTGATGAAACTTCGGATGCCGAATACAAAAAAGCCCTTGATTCCATCCCGGCACTTGAAGACCTCGTGAACAAATACCAGCCGAACGTACCCGAAGAAGACAAATATTTTCTGAAAGAGTTTGTGCTATGGGGGCTGGTGGAATACAAAAAGCTGAATAAATTCCGGTTTTCGCAGGGGATGCAGTTCAAGGATATGTATGGAAGCTACATTGAAGGACTTCGGAAAGATTAA
- a CDS encoding MFS transporter: protein MKSLPKGSKKLLNAWAFYDWANSVYSLVIASTIFPIFYAALTIVKDEEGKVVHDTVQLLGFDFNNDSLISYVTAMAFMLVAVISPFLSGIADYVGNKKNFLKFFCYLGSLSCIGLFWFNLENLIFGLVCYFLALVGFWASLVFYNSYLPDIAFPNQQDKVSAKGFSLGYIGSVILLVICLLLVLNYEWFGFESEAMPTRLSFVLTGIWWIGFSQITYYYLPKGNKKEKLTRDVLFNGYKEIRMIWRSFENNLQLKRYLTAFFIYSMAVQTVMLIATYFGIEEVNWTGQDATTGLIVSILLIQLVAVAGATITSRLSSKMGNIETLILVNVLWIGICIYAFFVKTPLQFYIAAGLVGLVMGGIQTLSRSTYSKMLPKDTLDTTSYFSFYDVSEKIGIVIGMLLYGMVAQVFGSIRYSILFITAFFLVGVFLLLKVPRTGKLAKKEAA, encoded by the coding sequence ATGAAATCACTCCCCAAGGGAAGTAAAAAATTACTCAACGCCTGGGCGTTTTACGATTGGGCAAATTCAGTTTACAGCCTTGTCATAGCTTCAACTATTTTCCCCATTTTTTATGCGGCCCTAACCATTGTTAAAGATGAAGAAGGAAAAGTGGTGCATGATACAGTGCAGCTGCTGGGGTTTGACTTTAACAACGACTCGCTTATTAGTTACGTGACCGCAATGGCATTTATGCTGGTGGCAGTGATAAGCCCTTTTCTTTCGGGTATCGCCGATTATGTGGGGAATAAAAAGAACTTTTTGAAATTCTTCTGCTATCTTGGCTCCCTTTCCTGCATAGGGCTTTTCTGGTTTAACCTGGAAAACCTCATTTTTGGTCTGGTGTGCTATTTCCTGGCGCTGGTAGGATTTTGGGCCAGCCTTGTTTTCTATAACTCTTACCTGCCCGATATTGCCTTTCCAAACCAGCAGGATAAGGTAAGTGCAAAGGGATTTTCACTGGGCTACATTGGGAGTGTGATCCTGCTTGTCATCTGTCTTCTTTTAGTGCTTAACTACGAATGGTTCGGGTTTGAAAGTGAGGCTATGCCCACCAGGCTTTCATTTGTTCTTACCGGGATCTGGTGGATTGGCTTTAGCCAAATTACTTACTATTACCTTCCAAAAGGCAATAAAAAGGAAAAACTCACGCGAGATGTGCTTTTTAACGGGTACAAAGAAATCAGGATGATTTGGAGGTCTTTTGAGAATAATTTGCAGCTGAAAAGGTATTTAACAGCCTTCTTTATTTACAGCATGGCGGTGCAAACCGTGATGTTGATCGCCACCTATTTTGGGATCGAAGAAGTGAACTGGACGGGGCAGGACGCAACAACCGGATTAATTGTGAGTATTCTTTTAATCCAGCTGGTTGCCGTGGCAGGAGCCACCATTACCTCCCGGCTATCTTCAAAAATGGGGAATATAGAGACGCTTATCCTGGTGAATGTGCTGTGGATAGGCATTTGCATCTATGCCTTTTTTGTGAAAACGCCATTGCAATTCTACATCGCTGCGGGTCTGGTAGGGCTGGTAATGGGCGGCATTCAAACCCTTTCGCGCTCCACCTACTCAAAAATGCTTCCTAAAGACACCCTTGACACCACCAGTTACTTCAGTTTTTATGATGTTTCAGAAAAAATTGGCATTGTGATAGGGATGTTGCTCTACGGAATGGTTGCCCAGGTTTTTGGCAGCATTCGGTATTCCATTTTGTTTATAACAGCTTTCTTTCTGGTAGGGGTATTTTTATTGCTGAAGGTTCCCCGTACCGGAAAACTGGCAAAAAAAGAAGCGGCTTAA
- the aroQ gene encoding type II 3-dehydroquinate dehydratase, whose amino-acid sequence MKIMIINGPNLNLLGSREPDTYGSQTFNSYFQSLKEKFPKVELAYFQSNIEGEIIDRLHAADKEFDGIVLNAAAYTHTSVGIGDAVKAISTPVVEVHISNTSAREEFRHKSFIAPNAKGVILGFGLQSYELAVLSFTEA is encoded by the coding sequence ATGAAAATAATGATCATTAACGGGCCCAACCTAAACTTACTTGGCAGCCGTGAACCCGATACCTACGGAAGCCAGACTTTTAACAGCTACTTTCAAAGCCTGAAAGAAAAATTTCCGAAGGTGGAATTAGCGTATTTCCAGTCAAACATTGAAGGGGAGATCATAGACCGGCTACATGCGGCCGATAAGGAATTTGATGGCATTGTGCTCAACGCAGCCGCCTACACCCATACTTCAGTGGGGATTGGCGACGCTGTAAAAGCAATTTCCACCCCGGTGGTAGAAGTGCATATTTCCAATACTTCGGCCAGGGAAGAATTTCGGCATAAATCTTTTATAGCCCCCAATGCCAAAGGCGTCATCCTCGGATTTGGATTACAGAGTTATGAACTGGCTGTCTTGAGTTTTACTGAAGCATGA
- the lpdA gene encoding dihydrolipoyl dehydrogenase — MSKYDVIVLGSGPGGYVTAIRASQLGFKTAVIEKENLGGVCLNWGCIPTKALLKSAQVFEYLNHAEDYGLKVEKAEKDFGAVIKRSRNVAEGMSKGVQFLMKKNKIDVIDGFGKLKSGKKIEVTDKNDKKTEYSADHIIIATGARSRELPNLPQDGKKVIGYRQAMSLEKQPKSMIVVGSGAIGVEFAHFYKTMGTEVTIVEFLPNLVPLEDEEISKQFERSFKKAGIKVMTSSSVESVDTSGDLVKAQVKTKKGMETLEAEVVLSAVGIKSNLENIGLEELGIKTDRDKILVNDFYETNVKGIYAIGDVVAGPALAHVASAEGITCVEKIKGMHVEPIDYGNIPGCTYATPEIASVGMTEKQAKEAGYELKVGKFPFSASGKAKAAGTPDGFVKVIFDAKYGEWLGCHMIGAGVTDMIAEAVLGRKLETTGHEVLKAIHPHPTMSEAVMEAVADAYGEVIHL; from the coding sequence ATGAGTAAATACGACGTTATAGTTTTAGGAAGTGGTCCCGGAGGCTACGTGACTGCCATTCGCGCATCACAGTTAGGATTCAAGACGGCTGTTATAGAAAAAGAAAATCTTGGGGGCGTTTGCCTCAACTGGGGATGTATCCCTACCAAAGCGCTTCTTAAAAGTGCCCAGGTTTTTGAATACCTTAACCATGCTGAAGATTACGGATTAAAAGTTGAAAAAGCCGAAAAGGATTTTGGTGCCGTTATTAAACGCAGCCGAAATGTGGCCGAAGGGATGAGCAAAGGAGTTCAATTCCTGATGAAGAAAAACAAAATCGATGTTATTGACGGTTTCGGTAAACTAAAGTCGGGCAAAAAGATCGAGGTTACCGATAAAAACGATAAGAAGACAGAGTATTCCGCAGATCATATTATCATCGCAACAGGAGCGCGTTCAAGAGAACTGCCAAACCTTCCGCAAGATGGTAAGAAAGTAATTGGTTACCGCCAGGCAATGAGCCTTGAAAAGCAGCCAAAATCTATGATCGTAGTTGGTTCAGGAGCTATTGGCGTTGAGTTCGCTCATTTTTACAAGACCATGGGTACCGAAGTGACCATTGTAGAGTTCCTTCCTAACCTGGTGCCGCTTGAAGATGAAGAAATCTCAAAACAATTTGAGCGCAGCTTCAAAAAAGCAGGAATTAAGGTGATGACCAGCTCTTCTGTAGAGAGTGTAGATACTTCGGGAGACCTTGTAAAAGCACAGGTAAAGACCAAAAAAGGTATGGAAACCCTTGAGGCCGAAGTTGTACTTTCAGCCGTGGGTATCAAATCTAACCTTGAAAACATAGGGCTTGAAGAACTAGGCATCAAAACCGACAGGGATAAGATCCTTGTGAACGATTTCTACGAGACCAATGTAAAAGGAATCTACGCTATTGGAGACGTGGTAGCAGGCCCTGCACTAGCTCACGTGGCTTCTGCGGAAGGGATCACCTGTGTTGAGAAGATCAAGGGAATGCATGTAGAGCCTATTGACTACGGAAATATTCCCGGATGTACTTATGCCACGCCCGAAATTGCTTCAGTAGGTATGACCGAAAAGCAGGCTAAAGAGGCCGGTTACGAGCTGAAGGTTGGGAAATTCCCATTCTCTGCTTCCGGAAAAGCCAAAGCTGCCGGCACTCCTGACGGATTCGTAAAAGTGATCTTTGATGCCAAATATGGCGAATGGTTAGGCTGCCACATGATTGGGGCAGGCGTTACCGATATGATCGCTGAAGCTGTTCTTGGACGTAAACTGGAAACTACAGGGCACGAAGTGCTAAAAGCCATTCACCCTCACCCAACCATGAGCGAAGCAGTGATGGAAGCCGTAGCCGATGCTTACGGGGAAGTGATACACCTTTAA
- a CDS encoding head GIN domain-containing protein, which yields MKTLLTLFAALFCVTASNAQWWQGTKKVNGNGNMVTQTRNVPDYDAVSLTGSMDVILVKGREGSLKIEAEENLQQHIETEVNGGRLKISVEKGYSLNPSGNKGITITVPFADIENVSLTGSGDIRSNDMVSSQKFSINITGSGNVSLPLQAKSASADITGSGDIDLTGKAEDFDCKVTGSGDISAFDFKCQHVSAMVTGSGDIQVYASESLKASTPGSGDIEYRGNPKKEDFRTMGSGSISKN from the coding sequence ATGAAAACCTTACTCACTCTTTTTGCAGCTCTTTTTTGTGTCACCGCTAGCAACGCCCAATGGTGGCAGGGCACAAAAAAAGTAAATGGCAACGGCAATATGGTTACCCAAACCCGAAATGTACCAGATTATGACGCGGTATCCCTCACCGGATCCATGGATGTGATCCTGGTGAAAGGCAGGGAAGGAAGCTTAAAGATCGAGGCCGAAGAAAACCTGCAGCAGCACATTGAAACCGAAGTTAACGGCGGAAGGCTTAAAATTTCAGTCGAAAAAGGCTATTCTTTGAACCCTTCCGGAAATAAGGGAATTACCATAACAGTTCCATTTGCAGATATCGAAAATGTGAGCCTTACGGGATCGGGGGATATACGTTCCAACGACATGGTGAGCTCCCAAAAATTTTCGATCAACATCACCGGATCTGGAAATGTTAGCCTGCCCCTGCAAGCCAAAAGTGCTTCGGCAGATATCACAGGATCTGGAGATATTGACCTTACCGGCAAGGCCGAAGATTTTGACTGCAAAGTGACAGGCTCGGGAGATATCAGCGCCTTTGATTTTAAGTGCCAGCATGTTTCGGCCATGGTGACCGGCTCGGGAGACATTCAGGTTTATGCATCAGAATCTCTAAAAGCAAGCACCCCGGGTTCGGGAGATATCGAGTACAGGGGAAATCCAAAAAAAGAGGATTTCAGGACGATGGGTTCTGGATCTATCAGCAAAAATTAA
- a CDS encoding M48 family metallopeptidase, which produces MKLRQITIVAGFLILLAGCKTNPFTGERNLNFVSNSQIFPASFQQYDEVLAQSEVVRNTPEARMVENVGRKIAVAAERYLNANGYQGYLDGYEWEYSLIKDDQVNAWAMPGGKIAFYTGIMPLAKNETGVAAIMAHEVAHAVANHGAQRMSAAQLQQVGGAVVGAAVGGKSESTQQIIAQAYGLGTNLGGMLPFSRSHETEADRIGLTLMAIAGYDPAEAANLWRRMSQESGGQAPPEFLSTHPNPQTRINNIEKWAPEAKAEARKFGVTSFK; this is translated from the coding sequence ATGAAACTGAGACAAATAACTATAGTGGCTGGTTTTTTAATCCTGTTGGCAGGATGTAAAACGAACCCTTTTACCGGTGAGAGAAACTTGAATTTCGTCTCCAATTCCCAGATCTTCCCTGCTTCTTTTCAGCAGTATGATGAAGTTCTGGCTCAGAGTGAGGTGGTTAGAAATACCCCCGAAGCAAGAATGGTTGAAAATGTGGGAAGAAAAATTGCCGTTGCTGCAGAAAGATACCTGAACGCCAACGGTTACCAGGGGTATCTTGATGGTTACGAATGGGAATATTCATTGATAAAGGATGACCAGGTGAACGCCTGGGCAATGCCCGGCGGCAAGATCGCCTTTTACACCGGCATCATGCCCCTTGCCAAAAATGAAACAGGGGTTGCTGCCATTATGGCTCACGAGGTAGCCCACGCAGTGGCAAACCATGGGGCACAGCGTATGAGTGCAGCCCAATTACAACAGGTTGGGGGCGCAGTTGTGGGAGCCGCAGTTGGGGGTAAAAGCGAAAGTACCCAGCAAATTATAGCCCAGGCCTATGGTCTAGGTACCAACCTTGGTGGAATGCTGCCTTTTAGCCGAAGCCATGAAACCGAAGCCGACAGGATTGGGTTGACCCTCATGGCCATTGCAGGTTACGACCCGGCCGAGGCTGCCAACCTTTGGAGGAGAATGTCTCAGGAAAGTGGAGGGCAGGCTCCGCCTGAGTTCCTCAGTACGCACCCCAACCCTCAAACCCGAATCAACAATATTGAAAAATGGGCTCCTGAAGCCAAAGCCGAAGCCCGTAAATTCGGGGTGACTTCCTTTAAATAG
- the msrB gene encoding peptide-methionine (R)-S-oxide reductase MsrB produces the protein MIKKYPIERSEAEWRKQLSEEQYRVLREKGTEAPHSGKYNMHFQEGAYRCAACDAKLFESGQKFESNCGWPSFDEALDGAIEYVQDRSFGMIRTEILCANCGSHLGHVFDDGPTVTGQRYCVNSASIEFESKSKPKS, from the coding sequence ATGATCAAGAAATATCCCATAGAACGCTCAGAAGCCGAATGGCGAAAGCAACTTTCAGAAGAACAATACAGGGTGCTGCGCGAAAAAGGCACAGAAGCCCCACATTCCGGAAAGTACAACATGCATTTCCAGGAAGGCGCTTACCGCTGTGCTGCCTGTGACGCAAAACTCTTTGAGAGCGGCCAGAAATTTGAGAGCAACTGTGGCTGGCCCAGTTTTGATGAAGCTCTAGATGGCGCAATAGAATATGTGCAGGACAGGAGCTTTGGCATGATTAGAACAGAGATCCTATGTGCTAACTGCGGCAGCCACCTGGGGCACGTTTTTGACGACGGCCCTACCGTAACCGGCCAGCGCTACTGCGTGAATTCGGCCAGTATAGAATTTGAATCTAAATCTAAACCTAAATCCTAA
- a CDS encoding ATP-binding protein, with product MNWSSGKDAAFALYLMQQQKEYSVEKLLTTVNSEVDRISMHGLRSDLLLKQAESIGIPLEIIPLAGNVSMKTYNKVMEEEMLKLKKSGFDYSIFGDILLEDLKHYREQELQKVEIEGLFPLWKKDTSALMKQILAAGFKAVTVSVNAKVLDKSFCGRLVDEEFLVDLPLGVDPAGENGEFHTFVFDGPIFSKPVSFQKGEIVEKFFTSAGDEDDDCFKKEKEAWDTRFYYCDLISI from the coding sequence TTGAACTGGAGTTCTGGAAAAGACGCGGCATTTGCACTTTATCTCATGCAGCAGCAGAAAGAATATTCCGTAGAAAAGTTGCTTACCACAGTTAATTCTGAAGTTGACAGGATTTCCATGCACGGGCTTCGAAGTGATTTATTGCTGAAGCAGGCCGAAAGTATTGGTATTCCGTTAGAGATCATTCCTCTGGCCGGTAATGTCTCCATGAAAACCTATAACAAAGTTATGGAAGAGGAAATGCTGAAGCTGAAAAAATCAGGTTTTGATTACAGTATTTTTGGGGATATTCTTCTGGAAGATTTAAAACATTACCGCGAACAGGAGCTTCAAAAAGTGGAAATTGAAGGGCTTTTTCCGCTGTGGAAAAAAGATACTTCAGCCCTCATGAAACAAATCCTCGCTGCCGGCTTTAAGGCTGTAACGGTGAGTGTGAATGCAAAGGTCCTGGATAAATCTTTCTGCGGAAGGCTTGTAGATGAAGAATTTCTAGTCGATTTACCTTTGGGCGTAGATCCTGCCGGCGAGAACGGGGAATTTCACACCTTCGTTTTTGACGGCCCCATATTTTCAAAACCAGTAAGCTTCCAAAAAGGGGAAATTGTAGAGAAGTTTTTTACTTCCGCAGGAGATGAAGACGATGATTGCTTTAAAAAAGAGAAGGAAGCCTGGGACACCAGGTTTTATTATTGCGACCTGATTTCGATTTAA
- a CDS encoding alpha/beta hydrolase, with protein MTQQKKDQTPVQRLLVPSYILTTGKILTSISPFLASRFAAKLFLTPFRYKLPDREKKMDRESKQEKLVLPHFQKEIVVYQYGDSSRKILLTHGWSGRGTQLAVMAEALIKAGFAVVSFDAPAHGKAAGKMSMMPHFIEAIEVIEKKYGPFEAAIGHSLGGMASLKAVSNGLPVKKLVIIGTANSITHITREFARNMKMNNKVADKMKSYFDRKFDEDMDKLSGAVSAEGVKIPTLVIHDEDDVDVNISSAYDIHDKLENSELMVTKGLGHRRILGNSEVIKKILDFLSV; from the coding sequence ATGACACAACAAAAAAAAGATCAAACCCCTGTGCAGAGGCTGCTGGTGCCCTCTTATATTTTAACCACAGGAAAAATACTTACCTCCATTTCCCCTTTTCTGGCCAGCAGGTTTGCAGCCAAACTTTTTCTCACGCCTTTCAGGTACAAACTTCCTGACCGGGAAAAGAAAATGGACAGGGAAAGTAAGCAGGAAAAATTGGTGCTGCCCCATTTTCAGAAGGAAATTGTGGTGTACCAATACGGCGATTCTTCCCGTAAAATTTTGCTCACCCACGGCTGGAGCGGCCGCGGCACCCAACTCGCTGTAATGGCCGAAGCCCTTATCAAAGCAGGCTTTGCTGTAGTGAGTTTTGATGCCCCTGCACACGGGAAAGCAGCCGGAAAAATGAGCATGATGCCCCACTTCATAGAAGCCATAGAAGTCATCGAAAAAAAATACGGCCCTTTTGAAGCGGCCATAGGGCACTCCCTGGGTGGCATGGCGTCACTAAAAGCAGTTTCTAACGGCCTGCCCGTAAAAAAACTGGTCATTATAGGTACAGCGAACAGCATTACCCACATCACCCGTGAATTTGCGCGTAACATGAAGATGAATAACAAAGTAGCAGACAAAATGAAAAGCTATTTTGACAGGAAGTTTGATGAGGATATGGATAAGCTCTCGGGTGCAGTTTCTGCGGAAGGAGTCAAAATTCCAACCCTGGTTATTCACGATGAAGATGATGTGGATGTGAACATCAGTTCGGCTTATGATATTCATGACAAGCTTGAAAACAGTGAACTTATGGTCACAAAAGGGCTTGGCCACCGCCGAATTTTAGGCAATTCAGAAGTTATTAAGAAAATCCTTGATTTTCTTTCGGTATAG
- a CDS encoding porin family protein, whose amino-acid sequence MKKSILFIAAMVFSTTFVAAQEFVYFGAKGGVNFSTFSGDGWSDFEDESARTAYHLGLVAEIPLSDRFSLQPEVLYSAQGYDIVEVEDGDDLEHKLDYVSVPVMAKFYVVRGLSLEAGPQFSFLADHEVGFGDNDMDVSDDNINKFDLSLGLGASYKFNNFFLYGRYNAGMTDIYDIEGVEAKNSVVQAGIGFLF is encoded by the coding sequence ATGAAAAAGTCAATTTTGTTTATCGCAGCAATGGTATTTAGTACAACATTTGTTGCTGCACAGGAATTCGTTTACTTTGGAGCAAAAGGAGGGGTGAACTTCTCTACCTTTTCAGGAGACGGATGGTCAGATTTTGAGGATGAAAGTGCAAGAACCGCATATCATTTAGGTTTAGTGGCCGAAATCCCGTTATCAGATCGTTTTTCTCTCCAGCCTGAGGTGCTTTACTCAGCACAGGGGTACGACATTGTAGAAGTTGAAGATGGCGATGACCTGGAGCATAAACTAGATTATGTTAGCGTTCCTGTTATGGCTAAGTTCTATGTGGTAAGAGGGCTAAGCCTTGAAGCAGGACCGCAATTCAGTTTTCTTGCAGACCATGAAGTAGGGTTTGGAGATAACGATATGGATGTGTCTGATGACAACATCAACAAATTTGATTTAAGTCTGGGGCTAGGAGCTTCTTACAAATTCAACAACTTTTTCCTTTATGGAAGGTATAATGCGGGTATGACCGATATTTATGATATTGAGGGTGTTGAAGCCAAGAACTCTGTAGTACAGGCCGGGATTGGATTCTTGTTTTAA